One part of the Caproiciproducens sp. CPB-2 genome encodes these proteins:
- a CDS encoding diacylglycerol/lipid kinase family protein encodes MEKETYFTDKRRRRVKLIFNPASGSSNASPVQLMDIISMLQQWKYVPEVYLTEPDSDFAQMVKDTMAQGVNMFVVCGGDGTVSAVAREMKGLPATMGIIPTGTQNNVALSLNIPRDIPSAIALLRTGERTKIDMGLLDCAAGRTSFLEICSAGLLSSIFSAGDDIQHGHLERVGDFLSTLVSLTPSKIKILLDGKREIVRMGHLVLVTNMPYVGRHYQVGGTAAFRDGLLDVLIFSNLSKLNLLGRAFKGARLSEPEDSGIEHFHARTVDMEAAPSMQLMADGITLGEGPAHIELQRRTLAVMTKAPEPKKTKRSIGDGK; translated from the coding sequence ATGGAAAAAGAAACGTATTTTACGGATAAACGGCGCAGGCGCGTCAAGCTTATTTTCAACCCGGCCTCCGGTTCTTCAAACGCTTCCCCGGTTCAGCTGATGGATATCATCAGCATGCTGCAGCAGTGGAAGTACGTGCCGGAGGTGTATTTGACGGAGCCGGACAGCGATTTTGCGCAGATGGTAAAAGACACGATGGCGCAGGGCGTCAACATGTTTGTCGTCTGCGGCGGCGACGGCACCGTTTCCGCCGTCGCCAGAGAAATGAAAGGGCTGCCCGCGACGATGGGCATTATCCCCACGGGCACCCAGAATAATGTGGCGCTCAGCCTGAACATCCCGCGGGATATTCCGTCCGCCATCGCCCTTCTGCGCACCGGGGAACGCACCAAGATCGATATGGGGCTCCTCGACTGCGCAGCGGGACGCACCTCTTTTCTGGAAATCTGTTCGGCGGGCCTGCTGTCTTCGATTTTTTCGGCGGGAGACGATATCCAGCACGGGCATCTGGAGCGGGTGGGCGATTTCCTTTCCACCCTCGTGTCGCTGACGCCCTCCAAGATCAAAATCCTGCTGGACGGAAAGCGGGAGATCGTCAGGATGGGGCATTTAGTCCTCGTCACCAATATGCCGTACGTCGGACGGCATTACCAGGTGGGAGGAACGGCAGCTTTCCGGGACGGACTGCTGGACGTCCTGATTTTTTCCAATTTATCCAAGCTGAATCTGCTGGGCCGCGCGTTCAAGGGGGCAAGACTCAGTGAGCCGGAGGATTCCGGCATTGAGCATTTCCATGCCCGTACGGTGGACATGGAAGCGGCCCCTTCCATGCAGCTGATGGCGGACGGCATTACGCTGGGGGAAGGGCCGGCTCATATTGAGCTGCAGCGCCGGACACTGGCGGTGATGACGAAAGCGCCGGAGCCGAAAAAAACAAAAAGATCAATTGGGGACGGGAAATGA
- the ilvD gene encoding dihydroxy-acid dehydratase: MNSDAVTKSVPQRALFHALGFTNEELERPIIGIVSSQNEIVPGHMNLDKIVEAVKTGVSIAGGTPIVFPAIAVCDGLAMGHRGMKYSLITRELIADSTEAMALAHAFDALVMVPNCDKNVPGLLMAAARLNIPTIFVSGGPMLAGLVDGQKTSFSSVSEASGAYRAGKITKEKLLEFENKVCPTCGSCSGMYTANSMNCLTEALGMGLRGNGTIPAVYSQRLQLAKHAGMQIMELLKKNIRPRDIMTEDAFKNALTIDMALGCSTNSMLHLPAIAHECGISIDLNIANEISDKTPNLCHLAPAGHTYMEDLNIAGGVYAVMNEISKLGLLKTDLMTCTGKTVGENIADCPVLDYGVIRSVENPYSKTGGIAVLKGNLAPDACVVKRSAVAPEMLKHEGPARVFDCEEDAIEAITSGKIVAGDVVVIRYEGPKGGPGMREMLNPTSAIMGSGLGGSVALITDGRFSGATRGAAIGHVSPEAAVGGNIALVEEGDIIRIDIMANTIDFVVSDEELKKRRENWKPRAPRITEGCLSRYAALVTSANRGAVLELK; the protein is encoded by the coding sequence ATGAACAGTGATGCAGTAACCAAAAGCGTACCGCAGCGCGCGCTGTTTCACGCGCTGGGTTTCACCAATGAGGAATTGGAGCGTCCGATCATCGGAATCGTCAGCTCGCAGAATGAGATCGTTCCGGGGCATATGAATCTGGACAAAATCGTGGAAGCCGTCAAAACGGGCGTTTCCATAGCGGGGGGAACCCCGATCGTATTCCCGGCCATTGCGGTCTGCGACGGCCTTGCCATGGGGCACCGCGGAATGAAGTATTCACTGATTACAAGGGAGCTGATCGCCGACTCGACCGAGGCGATGGCTCTTGCACACGCCTTTGACGCGCTGGTGATGGTGCCGAACTGCGACAAGAACGTGCCCGGCCTGCTGATGGCGGCGGCGCGCCTCAACATACCCACGATCTTTGTCAGCGGCGGGCCGATGCTCGCCGGACTGGTGGACGGCCAGAAAACCAGCTTTTCCAGCGTTTCAGAAGCTTCCGGAGCGTACCGCGCCGGGAAAATCACAAAGGAAAAGCTGCTGGAATTTGAAAACAAGGTCTGCCCCACCTGCGGCTCCTGCTCCGGCATGTACACGGCAAACAGCATGAACTGCCTGACGGAGGCCCTCGGAATGGGGTTAAGGGGCAACGGGACCATCCCCGCCGTTTACTCGCAGCGCCTTCAGCTCGCCAAACACGCGGGCATGCAGATTATGGAGCTGCTGAAAAAGAACATCCGCCCCAGGGACATCATGACGGAGGACGCGTTCAAAAACGCGCTCACCATCGATATGGCGCTGGGCTGCAGCACCAACAGCATGCTGCACCTGCCGGCCATCGCGCACGAATGCGGCATCTCCATCGATCTGAACATTGCGAACGAGATCAGCGACAAAACGCCGAACCTCTGCCATCTTGCCCCGGCGGGACATACCTACATGGAGGATTTGAATATCGCGGGCGGCGTGTACGCCGTGATGAATGAGATCAGCAAGCTCGGCCTGCTCAAAACCGACCTGATGACCTGCACGGGCAAAACGGTCGGGGAAAACATTGCGGACTGCCCCGTTCTGGACTACGGCGTAATTCGCTCCGTGGAAAATCCGTACAGCAAAACCGGCGGCATCGCCGTGCTGAAAGGCAATCTGGCCCCCGACGCCTGCGTGGTCAAGCGCTCCGCGGTCGCTCCCGAAATGCTGAAGCACGAAGGCCCCGCCAGGGTGTTTGACTGTGAAGAGGACGCGATCGAGGCGATCACCTCCGGGAAAATCGTGGCGGGCGATGTCGTCGTCATCCGGTACGAAGGCCCCAAGGGCGGCCCGGGCATGAGGGAAATGCTGAATCCGACCTCCGCCATTATGGGAAGCGGTCTGGGCGGAAGCGTCGCCCTGATTACGGACGGCCGTTTCAGCGGCGCGACCAGAGGCGCGGCGATCGGGCACGTTTCACCGGAAGCCGCTGTGGGCGGAAATATCGCGCTGGTTGAGGAAGGCGACATCATCAGAATCGACATTATGGCGAACACCATCGATTTTGTTGTCAGCGACGAAGAACTGAAAAAGCGCAGGGAAAACTGGAAGCCGAGAGCTCCCCGTATCACGGAGGGCTGCCTTTCCAGATACGCCGCTTTGGTCACCTCTGCAAACAGGGGCGCCGTTCTGGAACTGAAATAA
- a CDS encoding HAD family hydrolase, with protein sequence MKRIAAFFDIDGTISREGLISEMFKKMIKYELIDNSKWDNEVEPAFTRWDKRVGDYDIYLQKMVDIYTETVKNTSAFHIAYIAKKVIEQKGERVYTYSRERIRWHKKQGHVVIAISGSPIELVSEVSRMYGMDDYRGTIYQVGKNGTYNGEIIPMWDSQSKRKAVLEMAEKHNIDLSLSYAYGDTNGDYSMLQLVGNPVAVNPTRELLSHIENDDQLKEKFTVIVERKDVTYRLNINTLDLV encoded by the coding sequence ATGAAAAGAATCGCAGCTTTTTTTGATATTGACGGGACCATCTCCCGGGAAGGTCTCATCAGCGAAATGTTCAAGAAAATGATTAAATACGAGCTGATCGACAACAGCAAATGGGACAACGAGGTCGAGCCCGCTTTTACCAGATGGGACAAACGCGTGGGCGATTACGATATTTACCTGCAAAAAATGGTGGATATCTACACGGAGACCGTCAAAAACACCAGCGCTTTTCACATTGCCTATATCGCGAAAAAGGTGATCGAGCAAAAGGGAGAGCGCGTATATACTTATTCGCGGGAACGGATCCGGTGGCATAAGAAGCAGGGCCATGTCGTCATCGCGATTTCCGGTTCGCCGATCGAGCTGGTCAGCGAGGTTTCCCGGATGTACGGCATGGACGATTACCGGGGAACCATTTATCAGGTCGGAAAGAACGGTACCTACAACGGGGAAATCATCCCGATGTGGGATTCCCAGAGCAAGCGCAAGGCGGTTCTGGAAATGGCGGAAAAGCACAATATCGATCTGTCCCTGAGCTATGCCTACGGCGACACCAACGGCGATTATTCCATGCTGCAGCTCGTCGGGAACCCGGTTGCGGTCAATCCCACGCGCGAACTGCTTTCCCACATTGAGAACGACGATCAGCTGAAAGAAAAATTTACGGTGATTGTGGAGCGCAAGGACGTGACCTATCGCCTGAATATCAATACGCTGGACCTTGTTTAA
- a CDS encoding GNAT family N-acetyltransferase: MEFAIRPICLKDAPDINEIRRMSGVMENILGIPSETVSNNERFISNMDGNAHEFVAVITDENGKEKVIGCAGLNVYASPRMRHSAGIGIMVHKAYQGMGVGQKLMEGVLDLADNWLMLVRVELTVYTDNEKAIRLYEKMGFVREGVKRKAAIRRGQYADEYIMARIRND, encoded by the coding sequence ATGGAATTTGCCATTCGCCCGATTTGTTTGAAGGACGCGCCGGATATCAATGAAATCCGGCGCATGAGCGGAGTAATGGAAAACATTCTCGGCATTCCGTCCGAAACCGTATCGAACAATGAACGATTCATTTCCAATATGGACGGCAATGCCCATGAATTTGTCGCGGTCATAACGGATGAAAACGGAAAGGAAAAAGTCATCGGCTGCGCGGGCCTGAACGTTTACGCAAGCCCGCGCATGCGCCACTCGGCGGGAATCGGCATCATGGTGCACAAAGCGTATCAGGGAATGGGTGTGGGCCAAAAGCTGATGGAAGGCGTGCTCGACCTGGCGGACAACTGGCTGATGCTGGTCCGGGTGGAGCTTACGGTCTACACGGACAACGAGAAGGCCATCCGGCTTTATGAGAAGATGGGCTTTGTGCGGGAGGGCGTCAAACGGAAGGCGGCGATCCGCCGGGGGCAGTACGCCGACGAGTACATAATGGCAAGGATCAGGAACGACTGA
- a CDS encoding late competence development ComFB family protein, which translates to MARTKKDIDKDLMYKMLMPSGSRTAKASQDAESPSGLSDEQNARAALEEPLNQHKTIMRREVGVAFMDTQPTILVNTMESIVLEKLESALARFQCCKCDRCKKDIVAMALNKLPTKYMVLQEGQPTPDIDPQTNAQVVTAVIQAILAVRAHPRH; encoded by the coding sequence ATGGCAAGGACGAAGAAAGATATCGATAAAGACCTGATGTATAAAATGCTGATGCCCTCCGGTTCCAGAACGGCAAAGGCTTCGCAGGACGCGGAAAGCCCGAGCGGCCTCAGCGACGAGCAGAACGCGCGCGCCGCGCTGGAGGAACCGCTGAACCAGCACAAAACCATTATGCGCCGCGAAGTGGGCGTCGCGTTTATGGATACCCAGCCGACCATCCTTGTCAATACGATGGAAAGCATCGTGCTGGAAAAGCTGGAATCGGCGCTTGCGCGTTTCCAGTGCTGCAAATGCGACCGGTGCAAAAAGGACATTGTCGCGATGGCGCTGAACAAGCTTCCCACGAAATACATGGTTTTGCAGGAGGGCCAGCCCACGCCGGACATCGACCCCCAGACCAACGCACAGGTGGTCACGGCGGTCATCCAGGCGATTCTGGCGGTCCGCGCGCATCCCAGGCATTAA
- a CDS encoding diguanylate cyclase domain-containing protein has translation MLNRTFEEEVQENLLSDTQHNAKMVNMELNNAISSMKLAAQAIGAENAALDKTSVKDLLVDLKKADQLVTVGVGLPDGTCCLAGGQTIQIADRPYFQQALNGKTAVSAVSRLRTDGTRGIVVAVPVRHGGEITGTVSAIIPAKSFSSLLKAESSGERGECWLTRGDGTVIASPDSRQTEENIFTDTHLTLEDPSSLSQIKSAMKNGRQGSSHYYSNMGEYYVSYTPVGMEDWYVIGTVSINAVTSKSNKILTYTVSLVVKLTIGLILFAAYVILSERKNRERLRRKNDELKSTKVELETFIANLPGGAFRFSADEKAEFQFVSNGLLKMLGYTLDQFLSAYDRSFYNMIYEEDRMQTISSIHHQISRENFAEVKYRIVTADGNIRWLLNRAKIVTHENGYREFYAVVVDITESKQAHKKANEIMTQLQTLANSIPGGVAQYLYDGGLKLVYASDGFYKLCGYTKEEYAQLPGEEGIRNVHAEDAQLVSILLKRQIEENRPVTAEFRMVRKDGGVIWVSLSGTHTVNQNNQVIYQCVYTDITSLKQTQEELEVERERYQIAENLSDDIMFEYDIITDRMDFSPLFTALTGQYPHIQNFMKDILDNQSICKEDLPQFRTLLKEFRLGNTEYEIEFRFITKTGQPVWHRVKAKIMYDSYGKPSKAVGKAYNIDSQKKEMQRLMDKSQRDALTNLYNKTATQSQIEDHLSNADTSGIHALMMIDIDNFKSINDQFGHMAGDKVICDISAKLQKLFRTSDVVGRIGGDEFLVFLRDISTDDLIAEKAEAMCDIFRNTHADGHMEYSISGSIGIAMYPADGTTYQELYPKADSALYKAKKQGKDCFAFYSDPSDCEK, from the coding sequence TTGCTAAACAGAACTTTTGAAGAAGAAGTGCAGGAAAATCTGCTTTCTGATACCCAACATAATGCCAAAATGGTCAATATGGAGCTGAATAACGCGATTTCCTCCATGAAACTGGCCGCTCAGGCGATCGGCGCGGAAAATGCCGCGCTGGACAAGACCTCTGTGAAGGACCTGCTGGTTGATCTGAAGAAAGCGGACCAGTTGGTTACGGTCGGGGTGGGGCTGCCTGACGGAACCTGCTGCCTTGCCGGGGGACAGACCATCCAAATCGCCGACCGACCTTATTTTCAGCAGGCACTGAACGGCAAAACGGCCGTTTCGGCGGTGTCCCGGTTGAGGACGGACGGTACCCGCGGCATCGTCGTGGCCGTGCCCGTCCGGCACGGGGGAGAAATTACCGGTACCGTCAGCGCCATCATCCCCGCAAAATCGTTCAGCAGCCTGCTGAAAGCGGAGAGCTCCGGGGAAAGGGGAGAATGCTGGCTTACCCGGGGGGACGGAACGGTGATCGCCTCGCCGGATTCCCGGCAGACGGAAGAGAATATTTTTACGGACACGCATCTGACACTGGAGGATCCGTCTTCTCTCAGTCAGATCAAGTCGGCCATGAAAAACGGACGGCAGGGGAGTTCCCACTATTACTCCAATATGGGGGAGTATTATGTTTCCTATACGCCGGTCGGTATGGAGGACTGGTATGTGATCGGCACGGTTTCCATCAACGCCGTTACCTCGAAATCCAACAAAATTCTGACCTATACCGTTTCGTTGGTGGTCAAGCTTACCATTGGGCTGATTCTGTTTGCGGCTTATGTTATTCTGTCGGAAAGGAAGAACAGGGAGCGGCTCCGCAGGAAGAACGACGAGCTGAAAAGCACCAAGGTGGAGCTGGAAACCTTCATTGCCAACCTGCCGGGCGGCGCGTTCCGCTTCAGCGCCGACGAAAAGGCGGAGTTCCAGTTTGTGAGCAACGGGCTTCTGAAAATGCTGGGATATACCCTGGACCAGTTCCTCAGCGCCTATGACCGTTCCTTCTACAACATGATTTATGAAGAAGACCGTATGCAGACCATCAGCAGCATTCACCATCAGATTTCCAGAGAGAATTTCGCGGAGGTAAAATACCGGATCGTCACGGCGGACGGAAATATCCGCTGGCTGCTCAACCGGGCCAAAATTGTGACGCATGAGAACGGATACCGGGAATTTTACGCCGTCGTTGTGGATATTACCGAGTCAAAGCAGGCGCATAAAAAAGCGAATGAGATCATGACGCAGCTGCAGACGCTGGCAAACAGCATCCCCGGCGGCGTGGCGCAGTACCTGTACGACGGGGGGCTGAAGCTGGTCTACGCGAGCGACGGGTTCTATAAGCTGTGCGGCTATACCAAGGAGGAATACGCGCAGCTTCCGGGCGAAGAAGGAATCCGCAATGTGCACGCCGAAGACGCCCAGCTTGTGTCGATTCTGCTGAAAAGGCAGATTGAGGAAAACAGGCCCGTTACCGCGGAATTCCGCATGGTGAGGAAAGACGGCGGCGTCATCTGGGTCTCTCTGAGCGGAACGCACACCGTCAACCAGAACAATCAGGTGATTTACCAGTGTGTTTACACGGATATCACCTCGCTGAAGCAGACGCAGGAAGAGCTGGAAGTGGAAAGGGAGCGTTACCAGATCGCGGAGAACCTTTCCGACGACATCATGTTCGAATACGATATCATAACCGACCGGATGGATTTTTCGCCGCTTTTCACCGCTCTGACCGGGCAGTATCCGCACATCCAGAATTTCATGAAGGATATTCTGGATAACCAGAGTATTTGCAAGGAAGACCTGCCGCAGTTCCGGACGCTGCTGAAGGAGTTCCGGCTGGGCAATACGGAGTATGAAATCGAGTTCCGTTTCATTACCAAAACAGGCCAGCCTGTCTGGCACCGCGTGAAAGCGAAAATCATGTACGACTCCTACGGCAAGCCGAGCAAAGCGGTTGGCAAGGCGTATAATATCGACAGCCAGAAAAAGGAAATGCAAAGGCTGATGGACAAGTCGCAGCGCGACGCGCTGACGAATCTTTACAATAAGACCGCCACGCAGTCCCAGATCGAGGATCATCTGTCGAATGCGGATACATCGGGAATCCACGCGCTGATGATGATCGATATTGACAATTTTAAATCCATCAACGACCAGTTCGGCCACATGGCCGGGGACAAGGTGATCTGCGACATTTCCGCGAAGCTCCAGAAGCTGTTCCGTACTTCCGATGTGGTCGGGCGTATCGGCGGGGACGAATTTCTCGTGTTTCTGCGCGATATCTCCACCGACGACCTGATTGCGGAAAAGGCGGAGGCGATGTGCGACATCTTCCGCAATACCCATGCGGACGGCCATATGGAATACAGCATCTCCGGCAGCATCGGCATCGCCATGTATCCGGCTGACGGAACAACGTATCAGGAGCTTTATCCCAAAGCGGACAGCGCGCTTTACAAGGCGAAAAAGCAGGGCAAGGACTGTTTTGCTTTTTATTCCGATCCATCGGACTGTGAAAAATAA
- the msrB gene encoding peptide-methionine (R)-S-oxide reductase MsrB has product MQKYGVQSGLPANPNAGTDYSNRKFKEIWLAGGCFWGVQAYFARIYGVAKTDVGYANGRTANPSYHDLKVTGHAETVHILYDPEKTGLPTLLNFYFKIIDPVSVNRQGNDIGTQYRTGIYYRDEADLPVIRESVAKEQKKYNAPIAVEVGRLENYYPAEEYHQDYLEKNPGGYCHVDFSSLREQTPPAGKAAYPKPSPEKLKASLTEMQYRVTQQNATEPPFDNEYWDNRRKGIYVDVVTGEPLFVSSDQFESGCGWPSFTKPIRAGALTEHRDTSHSMVRTEVRSRHGDSHLGHVFPDGPKEQGGLRYCINSASLRFIPLQEMEEQGYGQFIKLIEE; this is encoded by the coding sequence ATGCAGAAATATGGCGTACAGTCCGGCCTTCCGGCCAACCCGAATGCCGGAACGGATTACAGCAACAGAAAATTTAAGGAAATCTGGCTTGCGGGCGGATGTTTCTGGGGGGTACAGGCCTATTTTGCCCGCATCTACGGCGTGGCGAAAACGGATGTCGGCTACGCGAACGGCAGGACGGCGAATCCTTCCTACCATGACCTGAAGGTCACCGGGCACGCGGAAACGGTCCATATTCTCTATGATCCGGAGAAGACCGGCCTGCCGACGCTGCTGAATTTCTATTTTAAAATCATCGACCCTGTCAGCGTCAACCGTCAGGGAAACGATATCGGCACCCAGTACCGCACGGGAATCTATTATCGGGATGAGGCGGATCTTCCGGTGATCCGGGAATCTGTCGCGAAGGAACAGAAAAAATATAACGCGCCGATCGCGGTCGAAGTCGGCCGGCTGGAAAATTACTATCCGGCGGAGGAGTACCACCAGGATTATCTGGAAAAGAATCCGGGCGGCTACTGCCATGTGGACTTTTCCTCCTTGCGGGAGCAGACCCCGCCCGCCGGGAAGGCTGCTTACCCAAAGCCGTCGCCGGAGAAGCTGAAGGCTTCCCTTACGGAAATGCAGTATCGCGTCACGCAGCAGAACGCCACCGAACCGCCGTTCGACAACGAATACTGGGACAACCGCAGAAAGGGTATTTATGTGGACGTCGTGACCGGAGAGCCCCTTTTCGTTTCCAGCGACCAGTTTGAATCGGGCTGCGGCTGGCCCAGCTTTACGAAACCTATCCGCGCCGGCGCCCTGACGGAGCACCGGGATACCAGCCATTCCATGGTGCGTACCGAGGTGCGCAGCCGTCACGGGGATTCCCACCTTGGCCATGTCTTTCCCGACGGCCCGAAGGAGCAGGGCGGCCTGCGCTACTGTATCAACAGCGCGTCCCTCCGCTTTATTCCGCTTCAGGAGATGGAAGAACAGGGATACGGGCAGTTTATAAAGCTGATAGAAGAATAA
- a CDS encoding alpha/beta hydrolase: MAVKRLMRVALRALSYTDIGEKESDRLHRAVIRIRGFHLGKLPYQTWDHVVSYENHDIPVRIFAPGENRLDSLLIFFHGSGWVTGTIDGYNRICANMANMTGSTVVSVDYRLAPEYRFPAAPEDCYRVVREIFLHTELLKIPAEKITVAGDSAGGNLAAAVSLMARDRGEFLPERQILIYPSTYFDHTTKSPYASVRDNGSKYLLTSKSICDYMKLYQAGDEDLQNPYFAPLASKDFSRQPKTLIITAEYDPLRDEAEDYGQRLKEAGNEVEVRRIPGALHGFFSLPPVFRQVRECYRLINDFLNREG; this comes from the coding sequence ATGGCGGTAAAAAGGCTGATGCGCGTTGCATTAAGAGCGCTTTCCTATACGGATATTGGAGAAAAGGAAAGCGACAGGCTTCACCGAGCGGTCATTCGTATCAGAGGATTTCATCTTGGAAAGCTGCCTTATCAGACGTGGGATCATGTCGTGTCCTATGAAAACCATGATATCCCCGTACGGATATTTGCTCCCGGCGAAAACCGGCTTGATTCCCTGCTGATTTTCTTCCACGGGAGCGGCTGGGTCACCGGAACCATTGACGGCTACAACCGGATCTGCGCGAATATGGCCAATATGACCGGCAGCACCGTGGTGTCGGTCGATTACCGGCTTGCGCCGGAATACCGTTTCCCGGCCGCACCGGAGGACTGCTACCGTGTGGTGCGGGAGATTTTTCTGCACACGGAGCTGTTAAAGATCCCCGCCGAAAAAATCACGGTGGCCGGGGACAGCGCCGGGGGAAACCTTGCGGCGGCCGTATCCCTGATGGCGCGCGACAGGGGCGAGTTCCTGCCCGAGCGCCAGATCCTGATCTACCCCTCCACTTACTTTGACCATACGACAAAGTCGCCCTACGCTTCCGTGCGCGACAACGGGAGCAAATATCTGCTGACCTCAAAAAGTATCTGCGATTATATGAAGCTGTATCAGGCCGGCGACGAGGATCTGCAAAACCCCTATTTCGCGCCGCTGGCCTCCAAGGATTTCAGCCGCCAGCCGAAAACGCTGATTATTACGGCGGAATACGACCCGCTCCGGGATGAGGCGGAGGATTACGGGCAGCGCCTGAAGGAAGCGGGCAACGAAGTGGAGGTCCGCCGCATCCCCGGTGCGCTGCACGGCTTTTTTTCGCTTCCGCCGGTTTTTCGCCAGGTCCGCGAGTGCTATCGCCTGATCAACGATTTTTTGAACCGGGAAGGGTGA
- a CDS encoding phosphatase PAP2 family protein — protein sequence MKLIDHLRKNKWVQQCERLIGRIRHLRPVFWVPVLVVALSFYVIFVPHTFWKSVWITIRGNTPLICMLFVFCLLLLSLVWSTGQSIDAYVFALFNRHGARPRWLDRTMLLLTELGNGIVTLIIALVLYFAVNAHLAYEFVLGTLTLWLVVELMKAVIRRPRPFIYLEDVRVVGIRARGKSFPSGHTSQAFYMATMLLQYFQGNFAAALVLYVLASLVGATRMYMGMHYPRDVLAGAILGTFWGFIGVLVNAVIFRLVS from the coding sequence ATGAAGCTGATCGATCATTTGAGAAAGAACAAATGGGTGCAGCAGTGTGAACGGCTGATCGGCAGGATTCGTCATCTCCGGCCGGTCTTTTGGGTACCCGTTCTTGTTGTCGCGCTGTCCTTCTATGTCATTTTTGTCCCCCATACCTTCTGGAAAAGTGTGTGGATTACCATCAGGGGGAACACGCCGCTGATCTGCATGCTCTTTGTGTTCTGTCTGCTGCTGCTTTCTCTGGTGTGGTCAACGGGGCAGAGCATAGACGCATATGTGTTTGCTCTTTTCAACCGGCACGGTGCCCGCCCGCGCTGGCTGGACCGGACAATGCTCCTTCTTACCGAGCTGGGGAACGGCATTGTCACGCTGATCATCGCGCTTGTCCTCTATTTTGCCGTCAATGCCCACCTTGCGTATGAATTCGTTCTGGGTACGCTGACCCTGTGGCTGGTTGTGGAACTGATGAAAGCCGTCATCCGGCGGCCCAGACCGTTTATCTATCTTGAGGATGTCCGTGTGGTGGGTATCCGGGCGCGGGGAAAGTCCTTTCCCAGCGGGCATACCAGTCAGGCGTTTTACATGGCGACGATGCTTCTGCAGTATTTTCAGGGCAACTTTGCGGCGGCGCTTGTGCTTTACGTGCTCGCCTCGCTGGTCGGCGCCACGCGCATGTATATGGGGATGCATTACCCGCGCGACGTGCTGGCGGGCGCCATCCTGGGCACCTTCTGGGGATTCATCGGCGTGCTCGTCAACGCGGTGATCTTCCGGCTCGTCAGCTGA
- a CDS encoding ParA family protein, producing MSRIISISNQKGGVGKTTTVCSLAAGLKRKGFRVLMIDLDPQGNLGFSVGAETETCATIYEVLKGDVKTQYAIQKSDTADIIISSILLSGIELEFTNTGREFLLKEALKPILGLYDYILLDTPPALGILTINAFTASDTIVVPMLSDIFSLQGIAKLYEAAERVKKYCNPSLTISGILLTKFNPRTLLSREIRGTAELIAQDLNIPLFDSYIRSSVVISEAQSIQQNILDYSPKNNIAKDYLKFTDELLEKEES from the coding sequence ATGAGCAGGATTATTTCCATTTCCAATCAGAAGGGCGGGGTAGGCAAAACGACTACCGTCTGCAGTCTGGCGGCGGGATTAAAGAGAAAGGGTTTTCGTGTTCTGATGATCGATCTTGACCCGCAGGGAAATCTTGGCTTCAGCGTAGGCGCTGAAACCGAAACCTGCGCCACTATTTATGAGGTGCTGAAGGGCGACGTGAAAACGCAGTATGCCATTCAGAAATCGGATACGGCCGACATCATTATATCCAGTATTTTGCTCAGCGGGATCGAGCTTGAATTTACCAATACCGGACGCGAGTTTCTGCTGAAAGAGGCATTGAAACCGATCCTCGGCCTCTACGACTATATCCTTCTGGACACGCCGCCCGCGCTCGGCATCCTGACCATCAACGCGTTTACCGCGTCGGATACGATTGTGGTTCCGATGCTTTCGGATATTTTCAGCCTGCAGGGGATTGCAAAGCTGTATGAAGCCGCTGAGCGGGTCAAAAAATACTGCAATCCGTCCCTGACCATCTCGGGAATCCTTCTGACAAAATTCAATCCCCGTACCCTCCTGAGCAGGGAAATCCGGGGTACGGCGGAATTGATCGCACAGGATTTGAACATTCCGCTGTTCGATTCCTACATACGCAGCAGTGTCGTCATCAGCGAGGCTCAGTCCATCCAGCAGAACATTCTGGATTACTCGCCGAAAAACAATATTGCGAAAGATTACCTTAAATTTACGGATGAGCTGCTGGAGAAGGAGGAATCATGA